Proteins encoded in a region of the Candidatus Methylomirabilota bacterium genome:
- a CDS encoding CoA transferase — MTDPPVQALEGVRVLELAHLIAGPTCGMYLADMGADVIKVESRESPDASRTVYGIARAGEGILHLTVNRNKRALCLDLGTPLGREAFYRVVKTADVVLEGYRNGVAEKLGIDYATLRPMNPRLIYCSVSAFGPEGPWRSKPGLDALAQAVGGLMAVTGEADGGPALVGAPVVDTIGGLLAVQGILTALIARGRTGEGQRVDVSLLDGVLLSHLARLSVFHETGVAIPRYGSGHPNLVPYQAFRARDGWIFLAVWKDATWRPFCDVAGRPALADDPRFATRADRLANRKELTALLEIAIAERTIEEWMAALEPIDVLCAPINDYAQLVRHPAVRATRMIVEQEHPRAGRFTTMAPAVKLEKTPGTIRTGAPALGEHSREILGEAGLAPAELDALAAQGII; from the coding sequence ATGACTGACCCGCCCGTCCAAGCGCTCGAGGGCGTGCGCGTCCTCGAGCTGGCTCACCTGATCGCCGGCCCGACCTGCGGCATGTACCTCGCGGACATGGGCGCTGACGTCATCAAGGTCGAGTCGCGCGAGTCACCTGATGCCTCCAGGACAGTGTACGGGATCGCGCGGGCGGGTGAAGGCATCCTGCATCTCACGGTGAACCGCAACAAGCGCGCCCTCTGTCTCGACCTGGGGACGCCCCTGGGGCGCGAGGCCTTCTACCGGGTAGTCAAGACGGCGGACGTCGTCCTCGAGGGCTACCGCAACGGGGTGGCGGAGAAGCTCGGCATCGACTACGCCACGCTCCGGCCGATGAACCCGCGGCTCATCTATTGCTCCGTGTCTGCCTTCGGGCCCGAGGGGCCGTGGCGCAGCAAGCCGGGTCTCGACGCGCTGGCCCAGGCGGTCGGCGGGCTCATGGCGGTGACGGGCGAGGCGGACGGCGGCCCGGCGCTCGTCGGGGCTCCGGTGGTGGACACGATCGGAGGCCTGCTGGCGGTGCAGGGCATCCTCACGGCGTTGATCGCCCGGGGGCGAACGGGCGAGGGACAGCGGGTGGACGTCTCGCTGCTCGACGGGGTCCTGCTCTCGCACTTAGCAAGGCTGTCGGTCTTCCACGAAACGGGGGTGGCGATTCCCCGCTACGGCAGCGGACATCCGAACCTCGTACCGTACCAGGCCTTCCGCGCGCGCGACGGGTGGATCTTCCTGGCGGTCTGGAAGGACGCCACGTGGCGGCCCTTCTGCGATGTGGCCGGCCGGCCCGCGCTCGCCGACGACCCGCGCTTCGCGACACGCGCGGACCGGCTCGCGAACCGCAAGGAGCTGACGGCGCTGCTCGAGATCGCCATCGCCGAGCGAACGATCGAGGAGTGGATGGCGGCGCTCGAGCCTATCGACGTGCTCTGCGCGCCGATCAACGACTACGCTCAGCTGGTGCGGCACCCGGCGGTGCGGGCGACCCGAATGATCGTCGAGCAGGAGCACCCGCGGGCCGGGCGCTTCACGACCATGGCCCCGGCGGTCAAGCTCGAGAAGACCCCGGGCACGATACGGACGGGGGCGCCGGCCCTGGGCGAACACTCGCGCGAGATCCTAGGAGAAGCGGGCCTGGCGCCGGCCGAGCTGGACGCGCTGGCCGCCCAGGGCATCATCTGA